One window from the genome of Cryptomeria japonica chromosome 6, Sugi_1.0, whole genome shotgun sequence encodes:
- the LOC131876607 gene encoding uncharacterized protein LOC131876607: MKGKAKANRDDPFVENAHIFEDHDSSDSDEDSSNLPLKKKLRVNDKAKEDIEENVGSEQEQEKEVEEETENEQEEGEGEEGDEQREEDVEESEAKDNPYILDNKDDVQHNRKERNPRSEDFAPDLENTKSILNAARNCTLEMFNFQKWDKQNKEIVVIDDEPASSSVLHSSRRRTRQSASELELKTKGNQQMQENKDLKETTNAMMMLVKDA, translated from the exons ATGAAGGGTAAAGCTAAGGCTAATAgggatgatccctttgtggagaatgcccacaTTTTTGAGGATCATGACAGctctgattctgatgaggattcttctaatcttcctctGAAAAAGAAATTGAGGGTTAATGATAAAGCTaaagaagacattgaagagaaTGTTGGTTCTGAGCAGGAGCAGGAGAAAGAGGTGGAAGAAGAGACGGAGAACGAGCAAGAGGAGGGTGAGGGTGAGGAAGGGGATGAGCagagagaagaggatgttgaagagtcaGAGGCGAAGGATAATCCCTATATTTTGGATAACAAGGATGATGTTCAACATAACAGGAAGGAGAGAAACCCTAGGTCTGAGGACTTTGCCCCAGATTTGGAGAACACGAAATCCATTCTGAATGCTGCTAGAAATTGCACCCTGGAAatgttcaatttccaaaaatgg GATAAGCAGAATAAAGAAATTGTGGTTATTGATGATGAGCCGGCTTCTAGTTCTGTTCTACACTCTTCCAGACGCAGAACCAGGCAAAGTGCAAGTGAGCTAGAGCTGAAGACTAAAGGCAATCAACAGATGCAGGAAAATAAAGACCTGAAAGAGACAACTAATGCGATGATGATGCTGGTCAAGGATGCATAA